The Daphnia pulex isolate KAP4 chromosome 3, ASM2113471v1 genome includes a region encoding these proteins:
- the LOC124191389 gene encoding uncharacterized protein LOC124191389, whose translation MNSITLLLTLTVAYSLATPTNYGSSKSSTTSYAVPAVTILKQINQLNQDGSYTFGYEASDGSFRVENMDANGYLTGRYGYVDSYGKTQETEYAAGKMSGQSVGFQARGSLIPEESRSSAQPFPFVRNVATQSVEQKAYDYLYTSVDDDEDGFPDSAPVRTAEVVRLSTPTQISYDTAPTIVRDANPYRNDASVSNIRTVTPIRNNYNSGAVRLSLPTKVSSAVPTVVRVADPYTPTISDVRAAVTVEQLRSNYGDVRLVSPAKKSYVTGVSDVRVLTPTKTSTETVRLAAPSRSSYGSTKTVVRVVDQSDDGYGKVEEVRVAPAPAATRVSYEKAPAVVRVVNRENKAAYDTIVKQTIEQPIVVGKTVSQISEVSVPVFRSQGPSYGSTAVRSTGRLDEFLKSLKKSNRNSGNSYNSYGSSGATFVNQDQFVQPTQDFQDDAVSIDSVGFSRII comes from the exons ATGAATTCCATCACT TTGCTGTTGACGCTCACTGTGGCCTACTCACTGGCCACGCCTACTAATTATGGGAGTAGCAAATCTTCGACGACATCCTATGCCGTGCCTGCCGTCACCATCTTAAAGCAAATCAATCAACTCAACCAAGATGGCTCTTACACTTTCGGCTATGAAGCCTCTGACGGATCGTTCCGAGTCGAGAATATGGACGCCAATGGTTATCTGACCGGTAGATATGGTTACGTCGATTCCTACggaaaaacacaagaaactG AATACGCTGCTGGAAAGATGTCTGGGCAATCTGTTGGATTCCAAGCCCGAGGAAGTTTGATCCCGGAAGAAAGTCGCAGTAGCGCCCAGCCGTTCCCATTCGTCCGCAACGTCGCCACCCAATCCGTCGAGCAAAAAGCTTACGATTACCTGTACACCAGCGTCGATGACGACGAAGATGGTTTCCCCGATTCCGCACCAGTCCGCACCGCTGAAGTCGTCCGTCTTTCGACGCCCACCCAAATTTCTTACGACACCGCTCCGACCATCGTTCGTGATGCCAATCCTTATCGTAACGACGCCAGCGTTTCCAACATCCGCACGGTGACTCCCATCCGCAACAATTACAACTCGGGAGCCGTTCGCCTTTCATTGCCGACTAAAGTTTCCAGCGCCGTTCCGACTGTCGTCCGTGTCGCTGATCCTTACACCCCAACCATTTCCGACGTCCGAGCTGCAGTAACTGTCGAGCAACTACGGAGCAACTACGGAGACGTCCGCTTGGTTTCACCGGCCAAGAAATCTTACGTCACTGGAGTTTCTGACGTCCGCGTTTTGACGCCCACTAAAACATCAACTGAAACTGTCCGTCTGGCTGCCCCATCCAGAAGCTCATACGGTTCGACTAAAACTGTGGTCCGCGTTGTTGACCAGTCTGACGATGGATACGGTAAGGTCGAAGAGGTCCGAGTTGCTCCTGCACCAGCAGCGACTCGTGTTTCCTACGAGAAAGCCCCGGCTGTCGTTCGTGTTGTCAATCGCGAGAATAAGGCTGCCTACGATACAATTGTTAAGCAAACAATCGAGCAACCTATTGTTGTTGGCAAGACCGTTAGCCAAATTTCGGAGGTAAGCGTACCTGTTTTCCGATCCCAGGGTCCTAGCTACGGATCAACGGCTGTTCGTTCGACTGGTCGATTGGATGAGTTCCTCAAGTCTCTCAAGAAGAGCAACAGGAACTCTGGAAATAGCTACAACTCTTACGGATCGAGCGGCGCTACGTTTGTCAACCAGGATCAGTTTGTTCAGCCTACCCAGGATTTTCAAGATGACGCAGTGAGCATCGACTCGGTTGGATTTTCACGCATCATCTAA
- the LOC124189842 gene encoding glutathione S-transferase Mu 3-like encodes MPPVLAYWAIRGLAQPIRLLLKYTQTEFEDKRYVVGPGFDKSCWFDVKYSLGLDFPNLPYYVDGDVKLTQSNAILRYIAGKHNLIGTNEKEKIRVDLMENEIGDFRNGWVRLCYSPNFDELKGDYISGLPSKLSEFSKYLGDNNWLAGENISFVDFIFYEMLDQHMILVPDCLDSFLNLKLYCERFRSLDSIKTYISSSEFIARPLNNPHAGFK; translated from the exons ATGCCTCCAGTTCTAGCCTACTGGGCAATTCGTGGg TTGGCTCAACCAATTCGCTTGCTGTTGAAATATACCCAAACCGAGTTTGAGGATAAGCGTTATGTCGTAGGTCCAGGATTCGATAAATCATGCTGGTTTGATGTGAAATATTCTCTTGGATTAGACTTCCCAAAT CTCCCCTATTATGTAGATGGGGATGTCAAGTTAACTCAAAGCAATGCCATCCTACGCTATATTGCTGGGAAACATAACCTGATTGgcacaaatgaaaaagaaaaaatccgtGTGGACCTTATGGAGAATGAAATTGGTGATTTCCGTAATGGATGGGTTAGACTGTGCTACAGTCCTAATTTT GATGAATTGAAAGGTGACTACATCAGTGGTCTCCCATCAAAACTCTCAGAATTTTCAAAGTATTTAGGAGACAACAACTGGCTAGCTggagaaaat ATTTCGTTTgtggatttcattttttatgaaatgtTGGATCAACACATGATATTGGTACCCGACTGTTTGGATTCCTTTTTGAATCTTAAACTTTATTGCGAGAGATTCCGATCTTTGGACTCTATTAAAACTTATATTTCGAGCAGCGAATTTATAGCACGCCCATTAAACAATCCTCATGCTGGATTTAAGTAA
- the LOC124189841 gene encoding exocyst complex component 1-like, with translation MAALRHSLQRELFSPAEERLVGLAHVTSVGKKKKALPCFLCVAVTADQGIGAVIYKVKKTEKNNVYKKKSSWPLKELKTVDGIDGNKETAEFSIHFDKVYLWSASNVQERLLLFSILWKLCSKYLPKQSPMFVNIPPGIIEDSVIPETSVALDHEVSGPMDGGIGEEDYQALTDREEKDLERLLSQSNNALSNAEKFMEQLAKDLSLLDGANIQSLMGSEAQVIQLLNLLEAAENEAASIETELDKYENILLQARVAMATVGEKNVSLETANRNNRLLLMELNNLVAHLDIPHSQQVTLNNPDLNSPTGLQNAIIAAKSLQRAMNAELKPGLEKMVAVQDQRRQLEKWRAKFTPTVTRQLNNLFIHLSNDSGETSSQSSRSSNSSQTTVSLAKHGKLHSQLQMYAPLMHWLKATDHACYEKLLEVYTTSICKLYERDLRQFFDEARSKVIGLREKKLRGSDSGSDMGTRHSLSIKNPSGTNVAAASPSGTIQMPSQNLLGNERELWTVEVDIHERKRLEDLLECALAELEPVCLVEQEFCVAFFALDQGGHEADESSTSNKTPERAINEEVRKMMSVLFTVLEPELVSFLATYEKVDSFSPLYVLVRLSQHVLSATDTGSFLSVTFGSSLVHVKRAFDRFFMTQLRSIEDSKQPRKSKCGILPFISNFEEFSVIIENIFKNSERRVDVDKWYTRLVRAMFEVMPRISIENSRTPADMIKMENFHRLHALLSQLKIAVLEAEKKEAKQKYQEALQSYVIQYFGRPLEKLNLFFDGVQAKVSQGVKESEIGYQMAFSKQELRKVISIYPGREVKKGLESLYKKVEKHLSDEENLLQVVWRAMQEEFIRQYKSLEDMIQRCYPGALITLDFSMSDILEYFSDIARSH, from the exons ATGGCTGCGCTAAGGCACAGTTTGCAGCGAGAATTATTTTCGCCTGCTGAAGAAAGATTAGTTGGATTGGCTCATGTGACTAGTGttggcaagaaaaagaaggcaCTTCCTTGTTTTTTGTGCGTTGCAGTTACTGCAGATCAAGGCATCGGTGCCGTAATATACAAG GTAAAGAAAACTGAGAAAAACAATgtttacaagaagaagagtagCTGGCCATTGAAAGAGCTCAAAACTGTGGATGGTATTGATGGCAACAAG gaAACAGCTGAATTCAGCATTCATTTTGACAAAGTATACCTTTGGTCTGCATCTAATGTTCAAGAAaggcttcttttgttttccattttatggAAACTTTGTTCAAAGTATTTGCCGAAACAAAGTCCAATGTTTGTTAATATCCCTCCAGGCATCATAGAAGATTCAGTGATACCAGAAACATCCGTAGCATTAGATCATGAAG TCAGTGGTCCAATGGATGGAGGCATTGGTGAGGAGGATTATCAAGCCCTTACAgacagagaagagaaagaccTGGAACGATTATTATCTCAGTCCAATAATGCCTTGAGTAATGCAGAAAAGTTTATGGAGCAACTGGCTAAGGACTTGTCTTTACTTGATGGA GCAAATATTCAAAGCTTGATGGGCTCTGAAGCTCAAGTCATACAATTGTTGAACCTTCTCGAAGCAGCCGAAAATGAAGCTGCATCCATTGAAACCGAGTTAGACAAGTATGAAAACATTCTACTCCAAGCCCGGGTTGCAATGGCAACAGTAGGTGAAAAGAATGTGTCCCTGGAAACTGCCAACCGTAACAATCGTCTTCTACTTATGGAACTCAATAATTTAGTC GCACATTTAGATATTCCACATTCCCAGCAAGTAACTTTGAACAATCCAGACTTAAATAGTCCTACAGGCCTTCAAAACGCTATAATAGCTGCTAAATCTCTTCAACGTGCTATGAATGCTGAACTAAAACCAG GACTTGAGAAAATGGTTGCGGTTCAAGATCAGCGACGGCAGTTGGAGAAATGGCGAGCAAAATTTACACCCACAGTTACTCGCCAACTCAACAACCTCTTCATTCACTTA agCAATGATTCTGGAGAAACCAGTAGTCAAAGCTCTAGAAGTTCAAACTCTTCGCAAACAACAGTGTCACTGGCTAAACACGGGAAACTGCATTCTCAACTACAAATGTATGCTCCCTTAATGCATTGGCTAAAAGCAACAGACCATGCCTGCTATGAGAAACTACTCGAAGTATACACTACATCAATATGTAAATTGTATGAAAGAGATCTACGGCAGTTCTTTGATGAAGCGCGTTCGAAAGTGATAGGATTGCGAGAGAAAAAAC TTCGTGGAAGTGATTCGGGTTCAGACATGGGCACCAGGCATTCCTTGTCTATTAAAAATCCTTCAGGAACAAATGTCGCCGCGGCAAGCCCTAGTGGAACAATACAAATGCCGAGTCAAAATTTGTTAGGGAATGAAAGAGAGCTTTGGACG GTTGAAGTTGATATTCATGAAAGAAAACGCCTAGAAGACTTGCTTGAATGCGCACTAGCCGAACTTGAACCAGTATGTCTAGTGGAACAAGAATTTTGTGTCGCATTTTTTGCACTGGATCAAGGAGGCCATGAAGCGGATGAATCATCAACAAGTAACAAAACCCCAGAACGAGCCATTAACGAAGAAGTGCGCAAAATGATGAGCGTTTTGTTTACTGTTCTTGAACCGGAGCTTGTGAGCTTTCTTGCTACTTATGAGAAAGTAGATAGCTT cTCACCTTTGTACGTCCTCGTGAGACTTAGTCAGCATGTCTTGTCTGCAACCGATACCGGTTCCTTCCTCAGTGTTACATTTGGTTCATCTTTGGTGCACGTGAAGCGAGCATTCGATCGGTTTTTTATGACTCAGCTTCGCTCGATTGAAGATTCAAAACAGCCTAGGAAATCCAAATGTGGGAttcttcctttcatttctaatttcgag gAATTTTCTGtgataattgaaaatattttcaagaatTCAGAACGGCGGGTTGATGTTGACAAATGGTACACACGTTTAGTCCGAGCCATGTTTGAAGTAATGCCAAGGATTTCTATAGAGAACTCTAGGACTCCAGCTGACATGATCAAAATGG aaaattttcatcGATTACACGCTTTGTTGTCACAGCTAAAAATCGCAGTCCTGGAAGCCGAGAAGAAAGAAGCAAAGCAAAAATATCAGGAAGCACTTCAATCATACGTTATACAATATTTTGGAAGGCCTTTAGAGAAACTCAAT ttATTTTTTGATGGTGTTCAAGCTAAAGTTTCGCAAGGAGTTAAAGAGTCGGAAATTGGCTACCAAATGGCGTTTAGTAAACAAGAACTACGAAAAGTGATTTCCATTTATCCTGGAAGAGAAGTTAAAAAAGGTCTCGAATCTCTGtacaaaaaagtggaaaaacaTCTATCTGATGAAGAAAATCTGTTACag GTTGTGTGGCGGGCCATGCAAGAAGAATTTATCCGTCAATACAAATCCCTCGAAGACATGATTCAGCGTTGCTACCCTGGTGCGCTCATCACGTTGGACTTCTCCATGAGTGATattcttgaatatttttcagaCATAGCACGCTCTCACTAA